Proteins co-encoded in one Arachis stenosperma cultivar V10309 chromosome 7, arast.V10309.gnm1.PFL2, whole genome shotgun sequence genomic window:
- the LOC130940895 gene encoding uncharacterized protein LOC130940895 isoform X2, producing MANKLATRRDLLDRWRGIQMEEEEDDGDIPDPSKRHLLHLRKEQWFADAYNFLICLPCESHFWCGFWDIMGPLLETFYNYFKDDRHDSPLRRLWKRISDEMKRCLQCVSQHHQAQDMYNMEYESSSIGPLLDVLHKLDNERVTLHLRDINTKLAGEEYNPACDNAEVVNLLYEVLMFPVLLDYQPLFNEFELFVEAIDCKHELALSGHQQFPGVYALLFCKRSVRSVGYRLAESMGKLRRGADLKPLQPLLKKFIGCLEADALPLALDTSTPRAQLDRVSLWIGIKSLLSFLEPTTFEEGILEQYPFFVDIVLNHISGDSLEFSHAVNCLRLLFEMLGCKLWLRSTLPPSVMRNTLLGQCFHTHNEKIHKDILGLFQPFLQSLEALQDGEHEKQRRHFLYFLLHQVPVSSNFSILTRKLANQIALLVVYRGYRMNPPCPPFECSHMWGPALVSSLKDSSLHSSLRQPAFDLIQIIIVSDAAALVNSVLSCCTNPNTESSMENKVIIELDDESDDICFQAIPNCAMKDDDCSWAQFSAQARIIYQEFREWMCIPMLWVDVLVDISPSVLPISFSQAIFWARSRFPMIELEKSSETVLPVRSCLSSYAAEISSSFGWKVPTGSDDGGDGKKSKNSVEVLAMSSPLIRTFNRLAAYFLVQMGQGVLQSQWTWQPLMSESLILSLLDPNDDVRQFGKSVLEQVSNTRGLSCGIKFLCSHELSLYAIILGLKHAMRLVQLDSVMSKFHSLHHFWFILCKLLKESELSPQELPGEMDSDLMMPKFSSQGGFLKQPAFDSLPLEMDKHVSNVELKTIYKFGGLISEMAWPIFCKSLVKGREFVDYNLCQMTCVRLLEVLPIVVDKHICLGKKHGNFRMHVQNKLDFKWLHDLMQWGRSSLKVVVVYWKRAVIQLLNLFKGFCDKTSVSTIMTIEHLISYDGCPWEELIKQVSHLSVSLSRGVSHKSRETNMTPKSMYDEGEAKVSPNKSILSDNEIGNHVSHGNLMFCDAGKSLLTADLVKQNVSSMEFCGKIMEPFQKNICTDSPILSSEKQNSSNFSLHIKPAVTPFADSKGLDTQSREVSLKSKDRVNFTKFSDEAVNVKKLNKSCSSAVPKIGDTKSSKSSKMSSHSQDAEDSQLEPAVKPVGRIQLHVPKPTSVVRRQVIQLETPLDNNSVSLYKLKNPENRFKPPRLDDWYKPILETNYFATVGLSSTRKDETQTVGKLKEVPVYFQSPEQYVEIFRPLVLEEFKAQIQNTFHEMSSWEDASYGNLSVMSVERVDDFHFVRFVHDDSDSAACKSFSENDLILLSKDPPQKSSQEVHMVGKVERREKDNKRSLSIVLIRFYLQNGSSRLNLARRNLTERSKWHACRIMSITPQIREFHALSSVKAIPLLPLILNPVSDSICLGGTKEADLNKLCLSLQQTLRSSFNVCQLQAISASIGRVEPKKNSELSLIQGPPGTGKTRTIVAIVSALLASASTSLKMNCVKRAFNESLNKNSFSPFSRPKISQSVAIARAWQDAALARQMSEDVQSSLKSFRSSVRQRVLICAQSNAAVDELVSRISNHGLYGSNGKMYKPYLVRVGNAKTVHPNSLPFFIDTLVDQRVTEEKMHLNEGKKDMKVDLSVLRSNLEKLVDSIRFYESKRADLRDGNSNVRSHLHDDSHVGDEKEMSDTEIKVMLRKLYEQKHQLYKDLSNVQAQEKKVNEETRSLRNKLRKSILMEAEIVVTTLSGCGGDLYGVCSETMLSSKFGGPSELTLFDAIVIDEAAQALEPATLIPLQLLKSSGTKCIMVGDPKQLPATVLSNVASKYLYECSMFERLQRAGHPVIMLTEQYRMHPEICKFPSLHFYDNKLLNGSQMSRKSAPFHQTKCLGPYVFYDITDGREVRGKNMGAMSLCNEHEADAAVEVLRFFQKRFPTEFTGGRIGIITPYKSQLSLLRSRFLDTFGSSITAEIEFNTVDGFQGREVDILLLSTVRAALLSNAASERNSSTIGFVADVRRMNVALTRAKLSLWIFGNARTLQTNHNWASLVKDAEERDLIMTAKRPYHSIFKTASKDKDFLENSNNVIRQPKHEREVKDNDKDGFESKKKRVASEVKSKGRRDDKALGKSALCKEKKSIDERNSIKNLTCLAAKCESRSCSDGMLTTTEQRVFENGKGKDKMKINRVETILGKRQSKFENTRSSAHHVVEETGSRQKTSKLSELDRPNLCSRGDTSNSNEVSASSLEGCHKKKHADQVKCTTKSGVSEISKRKQQRKAVDAILYSSLISTKKDETLTKASAKRRFSSSIANESVKPPKTTNASMEATERKERPIAISNQSVHE from the exons ATGGCGAACAAACTTGCAACTAGACGGGACCTACTGGATCGGTGGAGAGGCATCCAGATGGAAGAAGAGGAGGATGACGGCGATATCCCCGATCCATCCAAGCGCCATCTGCTCCACCTCCGTAAAGAACAATG GTTTGCAGATGCATATAATTTTCTAATTTGCTTGCCTTGTGAAAGTCATTTTTGGTGTGGCTTTTGGGATATAATGGGTCCCCTATTGGAGACTTTTTACAATTACTTCAAAGACGATCGTCATGATTCTCCTCTTAGGCGTTTATGGAAGAGAATATCTGATGAAATGAAGCGCTGTTTGCAATGCGTTTCTCAGCATCATCAAGCCCAAGACATGTACAATATGGAGTACGAGTCTAGCTCTATTGGTCCTCTTCTTGATGTCTTGCATAAGCTTGATAATGAGAGGGTGACATTACATCTGAGAGATATCAACACAAAGTTAGCAGGGGAAGAATATAATCCTGCATGCGATAATGCTGAAGTAGTTAATTTGTTGTATGAG GTGTTAATGTTCCCAGTCCTCTTAGATTATCAGCCTTTATTCAATGAGTTTGAGTTATTTGTTGAAGCTATTGACTGTAAACACGAATTAGCTTTGTCTGGGCATCAACAATTTCcg GGAGTATATGCCTTACTATTTTGCAAGAGAAGTGTTCGCTCTGTTGGATATCGCTTAGCAGAATCTATGGGAAAATTGAG GAGAGGAGCGGACTTGAAACCTTTGCAGCCACTTCTCAAGAAATTTATTGGCTGTTTAGAGGCTGATGCATTACCATTGGCTTTGGATACTTCAACACCAAGAGCCCAGCTGGATCGTGTGTCTTTATGGATTGGCATCAAATCATT GCTTAGCTTCTTGGAGCCTACAACTTTTGAAGAAGGGATATTGGAACAATACCCCTTTTTTGTAGATATTGTACTCAATCATATTAGTGGCGATTCACTTGAATTCTCACATGCTGTTAATTGCTTGAGACTACTATTTGAAATGCTTG GTTGCAAGCTTTGGTTAAGGTCTACATTACCTCCAAGTGTAATGCGCAATACCCTACTTGGTCAATGTTTCCATACTCACAATGAGAAAATCCATAAAGATATTTTGGGCCTTTTCCAACCTTTCCTACAG TCTCTTGAAGCTCTTCAAGATGGTGAGCATGAAAAACAGCGTAGACACTTTCTCTATTTTCTCCTCCATCAAGTGCCAGTGAGCAGTAACTTCAGCATTCTAACGAGAAAACTGGCAAATCAG ATAGCATTACTTGTTGTATACCGAGGATATAGGATGAACCCACCTTGCCCTCCTTTTGAGTGTTCACACATGTG GGGACCTGCCCTGGTGTCGTCTCTGAAGGACTCCTCACTTCACAGTTCCTTAAGGCAACCTGCATTTGACCTTATACAGATTATCATAGTATCAGATGCTGCTGCTTTAGTGAATTCAGTGCTGAGCTGCTGCACAAATCCAAACACTGAGAGTAGCATGGAAAACAAAGTCATTATTGAGTTGGATGATGAAAGTGATGATATTTGTTTCCAAGCTATTCCAAATTGTGCAATGAAGGATGATGATTGTTCTTGGGCTCAATTCAGTGCGCAGGCTAGAATAATCTATCAAGAGTTCCGTGAGTGGATGTGCATTCCAATGTTATGGGTTGATGTTTTAGTTGATATCAGTCCCTCAGTCCTACCAATTTCATTTTCCCAGGCCATCTTTTGGGCACGGTCTCGTTTTCCAATGATAGAACTTGAGAAGAGTTCAGAAACAGTGCTTCCAGTTAGATCTTGTCTTTCATCTTATGCTGCAGAAATTTCCTCTTCATTTGGGTGGAAGGTTCCAACTGGTTCTGATGATGGTGGAGATGGAAAAAAGTCTAAAAATTCAGTTGAAGTGTTGGCAATGTCGTCTCCTTTAATAAGAACATTTAACAG GTTAGCTGCATATTTTTTAGTGCAGATGGGTCAAGGAGTGCTCCAAAGTCAGTGGACATGGCAACCTCTCATGAGTGAAAGCTTGATCCTTTCACTTTTGGATCCAAATGAT GATGTTAGACAGTTTGGAAAGTCTGTGTTAGAACAAGTTTCAAATACTCGGGGTCTTTCATGTGGAATAAAGTTCCTATGTTCGCATGAGCTGTCATTGTATGCAATTATTTTGGGCCTTAAGCATGCTATGAGACTG GTCCAACTAGATTCTGTCATGTCGAAGTTTCATTCTCTACATCACTTTTGGTTTATTTTATGTAAATTACTCAAAGAAAGCGAATTATCTCCTCAAGAGTTACCGGGAGAAATGGATAGTGATTTAATGATGCCAAAATTCTCTTCACAAGGCGGGTTTTTGAAGCAACCGGCTTTTGATTCTCTGCCCCTGGAAATGGATAAACATGTTTCTAATGTTGAACTAAAAACAATATATAAATTTGGTGGTTTAATATCTGAAATGGCATGGCCTATTTTTTGCAAGAGCTTGGTAAAAGGAAGGGAGTTTGTTGATTACAATCTTTGTCAG ATGACTTGTGTTAGGCTACTCGAGGTCCTGCCTATCGTTGTTGACAAACACATATGTCTTGGTAAAAAGCATGGAAATTTCAGAATGCATGTACAAAATAAATTGGATTTCAAATGGCTTCATGATCTCATGCAATGGGGAAGGTCATCACTTAAAGTTGTTGTTGTTTATTGGAAGCGAGCAGTTATTCAGTTACTCAATCTATTCAAAGGATTTTGTGATAAAACTTCAGTTTCAACAATCATGACCATTGAACATCTTATTTCCTATG ATGGTTGTCCTTGGGAGGAATTGATAAAACAAGTGTCTCACCTGTCTGTCTCTCTATCTAGGGGAGTTTCTCATAAGTCTCGGGAGACAAATATGACACCGAAATCAATGT ATGATGAAGGGGAAGCAAAAGTGTCTCCCAATAAGTCTATTTTATCAGATAATGAGATAGGCAACCATGTCTCTCATGGCAACTTAATGTTTTGTGATGCTGGTAAAAGCTTGCTGACTGCTGACCTTGTTAAACAAAATGTTTCAAGTATGGAATTCTGTGGGAAAATAATGGAGCCcttccaaaaaaatatttgtactGATTCTCCCATCCTTTCTTCTGAGAAACAGAACTCCAGTAATTTTAGTTTACATATTAAACCTGCGGTCACTCCTTTTGCTGATTCAAAAGGCCTAGACACTCAAAGCAGGGAAGTAAGCTTGAAATCCAAGGATAGGGTCAATTTCACAAAATTTTCTGATGAAGCTGTTAAtgttaaaaaattgaataaatctTGCAGCAGTGCCGTTCCGAAAATTGGTGATACTAAATCAAGTAAAAGCAGTAAAATGTCAAGTCATTCTCAGGATGCTGAAGACAGCCAGCTAGAGCCTGCAGTGAAACCTGTGGGCCGTATTCAGTTGCATGTGCCAAAGCCTACTTCGGTTGTGAGAAGGCAAGTTATTCAACTCGAAACACCTCTTGATAACAATTCTGTCAGTCTATATAAATTAAAGAACCCAGAGAACAGATTCAAGCCACCTAGGTTGGATGATTGGTATAAACCTATTCTTGAAACAAATTATTTTGCGACAGTTGGATTGTCATCCACAAGAAAAGATGAAACCCAAACCGTCGGGAAGTTAAAGGAAGTTCCTGTTTATTTTCAATCACCAGAACAATATGTGGAGATATTCAGGCCGTTAGTTTTGGAGGAGTTTAAAGCACAGATACAGAATACTTTTCATGAGATGTCTTCATGGGAGGATGCATCTTATGGGAACCTTTCAGTGATGTCAGTGGAGAGAGTTGATGATTTTCATTTTGTTCGTTTTGTCCATGATGACAGTGATTCTGCAGCATGTAAGAGCTTTTCAGAAAATGACCTCATTTTGCTATCAAAAGATCCTCCTCAAAAGTCTTCTCAGGAAGTTCATATGGTTGGAAAG GTTGAAAGGCGTGAGAAAGACAATAAAAGAAGTTTGAGTATTGTTCTTATCAGGTTCTATCTTCAAAATGGTTCCTCGCGCTTAAATCTTGCTAGAAGGAATCTCACTGAACGAAGTAAATGGCATGCTTGCCGAATAATGAGTATTACCCCACAAATTCGAGAATTCCATGCATTGTCATCAGTAAAAGCCATCCCCTTGCTTCCGCTTATTTTAAATCCTGTCAGTGACTCCATTTGTCTTGGTGGAACTAAAGAAGCAGATCTCAATAAGTTGTGCCTGTCCTTACAACAAACTTTGAGATCATCATTTAATGTCTGCCAACTTCAAGCAATTAGTGCTTCTATCGGAAGGGTGGAACCCAAGAAAAATAGTGAACTGTCTCTTATTCAGGGTCCTCCAG GAACTGGGAAGACACGAACTATTGTTGCAATTGTCAGTGCCCTTCTAGCTTCTGCTTCCACTTCTCTAAAGATGAATTGTGTAAAACGAGCTTTCAATGAAAGTTTGAACAAGaattctttttctcccttttcaaGACCCAAAATTAGCCAGAGTGTTGCCATTGCGAGGGCATGGCAAGATGCAGCCTTGGCAAGACAAATGAGTGAAGATGTCCAAAGTTCATTGAAATCTTTTCGAAGTTCTGTGAGACAAAGAGTGCTTATTTGTGCTCAATCTAATGCTGCAGTGGATGAGTTGGTATCAAGAATTTCTAATCATGGTCTTTACGGAAGTAATGGAAAAATGTACAAACCTTATCTTGTGAGGGTTGGAAATGCAAAAACAGTCCATCCAAATTCACTGCCATTTTTCATTGACACACTTGTTGATCAACGTGTAACAGAAGAGAAGATGCACTTGAATGAGGGGAAGAAAGATATGAAGGTAGATTTGTCGGTTCTTCGTTCTAATTTAGAGAAATTAGTTGATTCTATTAGGTTCTATGAATCCAAACGGGCTGACCTAAGGGATGGAAATTCTAATGTTAGAAGTCACCTGCATGATGACTCTCATGTTGGGGATGAGAAAGAAATGTCTGATACAGAAATTAAAGTGATGCTGCGTAAACTTTATGAACAGAAACACCAACTATATAAAGATCTTAGTAATGTCCAGGCTCAGGAGAAGAAAGTCAATGAAGAAACCAGGAGTCTTAGAAATAAGCTGCGGAAATCCATACTGATGGAAGCTGAAATAGTGGTAACTACATTAAGTGGATGTGGCGGTGATCTTTATGGAGTTTGCTCTGAAACAATGTTAAGCTCCAAATTTGGTGGTCCATCTGAACTTACTCTCTTTGATGCTATTGTCATTGATGAAGCCGCCCAA GCTCTAGAACCTGCTACTCTGATTCCTCTTCAGCTTTTAAAGTCAAGTGGAACCAAATGCATAATG GTTGGTGACCCAAAGCAACTTCCTGCAACTGTACTCTCAAATGTTGCGAGTAAATATCTTTATGAGTGCAGCATGTTTGAACGTTTACAAAGGGCAGGGCATCCTGTTATCATGCTTACTGAGCAG TATAGGATGCATCCAGAGATATGCAAGTTCCCTTCACTGCATTTCTATGACAATAAATTACTAAATGGGAGCCAAATGTCTCGCAAATCAGCACCATTTCATCAAACCAAGTGTCTTGGGCCTTATGTATTCTATGATATCACTGATGGTAGGGAGGTTCGTGGAAAAAACATGGGTGCAATGTCACTTTGTAATGAGCATGAGGCTGATGCAGCAGTTGAGGTACTAAGGTTTTTCCAGAAAAG GTTCCCAACTGAATTTACTGGAGGAAGAATTGGAATTATTACTCCATATAAGTCTCAACTTTCTCTTCTGCGATCTCGTTTTCTTGATACATTTGGATCTTCAATCACAGCTGAAATCGAATTTAACACTGTGGATGGCTTCCAAGGTCGAGAAGTGGATATATTGTTACTTTCTACCGTAAGAGCAGCACTTTTGAGCAATGCTGCATCTGAAAGAAACTCAAGCACTATTGGATTTGTTGCTGATGTAAGACGGATGAATGTCGCCTTAACAAGGGCCAAGTTGTCACTTTGGATTTTTGGTAATGCAAGGACTTTACAAACAAACCATAACTGGGCTTCTCTTGTGAAGGATGCTGAAGAAAGAGACTTGATTATGACTGCTAAAAGGCCATATCATTCAATCTTCAAAACAGCTAGTAAAGATAAAGACTTTCTTGAGAATTCTAATAATGTCATAAGACAACCGAAGCATGAAAGAGAGGTTAAGGATAATGACAAAGATGGTTTTGAGAGTAAAAAGAAACGTGTAGCTTCTGAAGTTAAGTCTAAGGGTAGGAGGGATGACAAAGCTTTGGGGAAAAGTGCTTTATGTAAGGAAAAGAAATCCATAGATGAACGTAACTCCATCAAGAACTTGACTTGTCTCGCTGCAAAATGTGAAAGCAGAAGCTGCTCCGATGGTATGTTGACAACAACAGAACAACGGGTTTTTGAGAATGGAAAAGGAAAAGACAAGATGAAGATCAATAGGGTAGAGACAATATTGGGTAAGAGGCAATCAAAATTTGAGAACACAAGGAGCAGCGCACACCATGTAGTTGAAGAGACAGGTAGCAGACAGAAAACTTCAAAACTTTCAGAGTTGGATAGACCAAATTTGTGTTCCAGAGGGGATACAAGTAATAGTAATGAAGTTTCTGCATCCTCATTGGAAGGCtgtcacaaaaaaaaacatgcaGATCAAGTTAAATGTACTACTAAAAGTGGGGTTTCTGAGATTTCAAAACGGAAACAGCAGCGTAAAGCTGTTGATGCTATTCTTTACTCATCTCTGATATCCACAAAGAAGGATGAGACATTGACAAAAGCTTCTGCAAAAAGGCGTTTTTCATCATCTATTGCAAATGAGAGCGTGAAACCACCCAAGACAACAAACG CTTCAATGGAAGCTACCGAAAGGAAGGAGCGACCTATTGCAATCTCTA ATCAATCAGTACACGAGTGA